CTATCGAATTAAAACGTTTATATCCTTCTTTACCAATTATTACCGATCCCAGTCATATTAGCGGCAAAAGTAGTTTGCTTGCCGAAATAGCACAAAAGTCTTTTGATTTAGAGATGGACGGCTTGATGATTGAAACTCATTGTAATCCTAAAGAGGCACTCACCGATGCCAAGCAACAGATTACACCTTCTGATCTGAATGATTTACTAAATAATTTAGTCGTTCGAGAAAGAAGTGGCGATTTTGCTTTTGAAACTAAACTGGAAGAATATCGCTCGGAAATAGATCGTTTAGATGCAGAGATGATAGATATTTTAGCTCGACGTTTAGATATTATTGATTTGATTGGGAAATATAAAAAAGAAAATAATATTACTATCCTTCAACTTAAACGCTGGTCGAATATTTTACGAGAACGTTTGGAAAACGGTAAAAATCTTGGAATGGATGCGGAATTTTTAGTGAAAATCCTCGAACTTGTTCATAAAGAATCTATTGCTAGACAAGCTCGTATTTATGAAGAAGAATAAATTTTGGTATTTATATCCAACCTTTAAGTTTATAATACGATAAAGCTGCATATTCGCGTAACACCAATAATTCTTTTTGTAGTCCCGCCCACAAACTATAACGAATACCCGGTTGTTTGTCGATATTTGGAATATACTTATTTCCTCCAATTTTTTCCGGACTAAAAGAGGCGTCTTTATTATTTGCTTTTTCGTAAGCAGGAAAACCTCCAACAGTTTCAAAACCTACTTTTTCAAAAACCGAAACAGCTCTTAGCATATGATAGGGAGAACTTACAATTAGTAATTTTGCTTTTAAATTATCCTTAAAAAACTTTTCTTCAATATTAATTGCTTGAGAACGAGTATTAGTGCCTTTATCTTCAAATAAAAATCTGGCCTTATTAACGCCTCTCATTTCCAACTCTTTAGCCATAAGATGTATGGAGCTTGTACTATCGGAAATATCGCTTGGCAAAGCAATTATAACTTTTGCTTCAGGAAACATTTTAGCAGCATAGGCTGCATGATAAGTTCTAATTAATGAAGATTCGCTGGGAATACCGCCGCCGCCAAGAAGTATAACATACTCTGTGTCGGGAGGTGTAAAACGCTTTGCTGCTGCTAATCGAGCTTCTAAACGATAAGGCCAAACGGTATAACTAAAGGTGATTGCAATAAAAAGCAAAACACCACCAAAGATAAAAATACCGAGAATTATTTTTTTTAATAATGTGAAAATTTGTTTTAGCATAAAAAATATGGCTGACTTATTTGAAAGGCAGATATTAACAGAGTAAAATTAATAAAAATCACGATAAAACCGTTTCTAATATTTCCGGAGATTGAGGATGCTTAAAATTGGGTAAGTGAAGTTGATAATAGTTTAAAATATGATATAACATTGTTTTTCGCATAGGCTTAGTAAAAGGTATTTGTTTAAACTCATCAAAGCTTAAAGCAGAAGCATGATAGAAAAATAAACTTTCATTTTCTGTTAATTTATAAAGCCCAAGTCGTTGATTATAATGAAATTTCCCATCAGCCAAATCAAATAAAGAGCTGGTTTTAAAACCGGTATCGGCAGGTCCAAAGCCTAAATACTTACTTAACTGAATAGCAAAATGTAAATGAAAGCCGGAGAAATTACTATCAAGCAAATCTAATAATTGTATGGCATTAAATAAATAATGGAATAAGGCCGCATTAGCTTCTTCTTCGTGTATTGAATTATAAATTAATTCATTTAAAAAAACAGCTATGGAGCTTTTGCTGATATTGTAGGGTAAGCTTTGAAATATATAAGCTTTTTTTAATTCTTTAATATATTGTAAATCTTTGTTTTCTCTATTATACACCTCCATATCTAAAAGAGAAAGTAACTGAAGATTATTAGCTTTTGTTTTTGCTTTACGCTTTCTAACCCCATGAATAAGATAAGATTTTAAGCCAAATTGTTCGGTATATATTTTAGCTATAATACTGGTTTCGCTATAATTAGTTGTCTTTAAGACTATACCTTTAGTTTTTGCAAGCATTGTTCAAAGATATAAAATAGATGGCAAATTTATTTTTATTGTTTGAAAATGCCCGCTACAAATATTAAACCTGATCAGTTTTGTTATGAGTTGTTTAATAATTAATACAGCTCTTATATATTTAAAACACGAAAACCCCGATAGGTAAGTAAGAACCTAATCGAGGTTGTGTTTTTTTAATGAGAAAAAACTATTCTGGTTTAGGAACTATTATTTTTCCTTTATAATAAAGATCACCTTCTACATAATATGCTCTATGGTAGATATGAGCTTCACCGGTAGTTGGACAAATTGCTAACTGTGGAGCAGTAGCCTTATAATGAGTCCTTCTTTTATCTCTTCTTGTTTTCGAAATTTTTCGCTTTGGATGTGCCATTATTTCTATTTATTAAATTTTATTTTAACTTTTTTAATGCATCCCAACGAGGATCCATTTCATTTTCTTGTTCTAACGAATATTTAAATTTATCCAAAACATTAATTTGACAACTAGGGTTGCCATTTTCATCTTCAGGATGTGTAAGTCGCATTGGCAAGGCCAAATTTATATATTCGTAAATAAGCTGAGTCAGCTTTATTTCGTAAGCAGAGTTTGGAAGAAAAATAACCTCATCGTTATCTTCTAGTTCTTTATCACTAAATTTTACTATTAAATTCTCGGTAAAATTTAAAGGATAATCAAAGTCTTCGCCACAACTGTCACAACTTACAGTTACATTACCTTTAAAATTAAGATTGAGTTTTAGCATATTTTCCGCCTTATTCAATATCACTTTTAAAGATAATTCTCCTTTTTCTGTTCTGGAGTATTCAAATGATTCAAAGAACGAATCCGAAATTTGAAAATCAAATTCGTGATCCCCAATTTTTAAACCGCGAAAGGAAATAACATAATCTCTAATATTATCCATTGCTTTTTAGTTTAAAAATTCGGGCTGCAAAAGTAAATATTAATATTTTGAATAACAAATCTTTTACATTGTATTATTTACGATAAAATTTAATTTTACGAAAGCTAAGCTGCTCAACAAAATACAAAAAAAACATTTTTAAATTTCCTAATCTATTGTACATTTGCAGCTTGTTTAAATTTAGATAAAACATCATGGCCGCAATAGGAGAAATTAGAAAACATTATGGACTATTAGTTGCAATTATCGCTATTGCTCTTGGAGCATTTATTTTAGGCGATTTTGCAAAAGGGAATTCACGGACACCAAATAATATTGGTGTTGTTGAAGGAGATGAAATTTCATATAAAGATTTTAGTATAAAAGTTGAAAAAGCAGTAGAAGCTCAAAAGAAAAACAGTGGTAAGAATCAAATAACATCACAAGAATCTTTTAACATTAAACTTAGTGTCTGGAATCAAATGGTTCGTCAAATAATTATGCAAGGAGAATTTGATGAATTAGGACTTAAGGTAACATCTCCCGATTTGTTTGATCAAGTACAAGGAGCAAATCCTCATCGTTATATATTACAATATTTTTCCGATCCCGCTACAGGTAAGTATAATTCTCAAATGGTTTTAAATTATTTACAAAACCTCGATAAAATGCCTCGCGAAAATCAACTGCAATGGTTTGAATTTGAAAAAGCTATTAAAGATGATTACCAAATGATTAAATATAATAATTTGGTTTCAAAAGCATATTACTTACCAAATGCTTTTGCGAAAAAGCTTAACGAAATGACAAACACGCAAGCTAATATTGATTTTGTAGCTTATCCCTACACTTCTATTTCAAACGATGAGGTTACTGTTACTGATGCGGATTTTAAAGCCTATTATGACGAAAATAAAGAAGACTTTAAACAAGAAGAAACGCGTAATGTTCAGTATGTTGTTTTTAATGTTAAGCCTTCGGCAGACGATAGGAAACAACAAAAAACTCTTTTTGATGAATATTACGATGAGTTTAAAAATATTGATATTGCCGAGGCACCATTATTTGCAAATTCAGTATCGGATAAAAAATATGTAGATAAATGGTATACTCAAGGCGAACTACCGGTACAAATAGATTTAACAATGTTTGATGGCGAAATTGGGACAACCGTTGAGCCTTATATGTTCAATAATGCCTATCATACCGCTCGATTATTAGACTCGCAAATGCGTCCTAATGAAATGAAGGCAAGCCATATATTAATTGCTTATGCCGGAGCTATGCGTGCTGCTCCTGAAGTTACCCGTTTAAAAGTAGATGCAAAAGCATTAGCCGATAGTCTATATAAAGTAGTTAGAAAAAACAGAAATAAAATTGAAGAATTAGCAATTGAGTTTTCTGACGATGGTGGTGTTGTAGAAAATAAAGGCCATTATGATTGGTTTCCTGACGGACAGATGGTTCCTGAATTTAACGAAGCTATTGTAAACGGTAAAAAGAACGATGTTGTTTTGGTTGAAACTTCTTTTGGTTTTCACATTATTCGTATAGACGGTAAACGAGATATTACGAAAAAGGTCAAAGTAGCTATGATTGAACGTAGTATCGATCCAAGTAATACAACATTTCAAGAAGTTTATGTAAAAGCTAACGAATTTGCCAGTAAAGGAACATCTCTTGACGCTTTTGAAGCTGCTGTTGAAGAAATGGGACTCACGGCTCGTATAGGCGATAACCTTAGCTCTATGCAAAGTGCTATCCCCGGTTTAAATGAAAGTCGTCAAGTTATTATGTGGGCGTTTAATGATAATACACAGCTTGAGGAAATTAAATTATTTGATAATGGTAATAATTATATTGTTGCTGTCTTATCTAAAATAAATGAAGAAGGTTATAAGAGTTTAGATGAGGTAAAACCAATAATTACGGCTGCGGTTACTAATCGTAAAAAAGCCGCTATGATGGTCGAAAAATTAAATGCTTCATCAAACAGTAAAGATTTAAATAAATTAGCTTCAGAGTTTGAATTAAAAGTTGAAAATTTAGCAAATCTCACATTCGATAGTCGTGGATTTGGAAGTTACGGTCCTGAACCTGAGGTTTTAGGTGCTGTTTTTGCCTTAAATGAAGGAGATGTTTCATCTCCAATTATGGGTAAAAAAGCTGTATACGTTGTTAACTTAAAAAGTAAAATTACAGCTCAAACTACAGATGATTATGCGGCATTTATTTCACAGATGCAAAATCGTTTTGAAGCTCAAGTAAATTATAGCTTATACCGTGATTTAGAAAAAAATACAGAAATAGAAAACAACTGTTATAAATTTTTCTAAACACTAATTTTAAAATATTTAAAAGCCTTCATTCTTTGAGTGAAGGCTTTTTATATAGGTAGATAGGGCCTCATTTTAAGTTAAACACGAACTTTTTATTAGGTTAGAAAAACATATCTTTGCAAAAAAATTAAGAAGAAATAAACACTATAATAAAATGGCACTTAGCGAACAAGAATTAGTAAGAAGGAACTCGCTTAATGAATTAAGAAAATTAGGAATTGACCCTTATCCTGCCCAGGGATATGAAGTAAATGTTACTGCTAAGGAAATAAAAGAAAAGTTTCCTCAAGATAACAGCCTTTTTCAGGAAGTTAGTATTGCCGGTAGAATTATGAGTCGGCGCATTATGGGAGCTGCATCTTTTGCCGAGATGAAAGACCCAACAGCAAGAATACAATTGTATTTTAAACGCGATGATATTTGTCCGGATGAGGATAAAACAATGTATAATATTGTGTTTAAACGTTTACTTGATATTGGTGATTTTATTGGAGTTAAAGGCTATGTTTTTATTACTAAAATGGGTGAAATAAGTATACACGTCAGCTCTTTTCGTTTGCTTTCTAAAGCTTTGCGCCCTCTTCCTGTTGTTAAGGAAAAAGACGATAAAACCTTTGATGCTTTTACCGATCCCGAATTACGCTATCGTAGAAGATATGTTGATTTAATTGTTAACGATCCCGTAAAAGAGATTTTTATCAAACGCTCAAAAATAATTAATTCTATGCGTTCTTTTCTAAATAACCACGGTTATTTAGAAGTTGAAACGCCCATTTTACAAGCAATCCCGGGAGGTGCTTCTGCGCGACCATTTATAACACATCATAATTCATTGGATATTCCAATGTATTTACGTATTGCAAATGAATTGTATTTAAAACGATTGATTGTTGGTGGATTTGAAGGTGTTTATGAATTCGCAAAAGATTTTCGTAACGAAGGAATGGATCGCACACATAATCCTGAGTTTACCCAAATGGAAATATATGTTGCTTATAAAGACTATAACTGGATGATGGGTTTTACTGAGTCTATGTTGGAAAAAATAGCTATGGATGTTCACGGTAAAACCGATGTTGTTTTTGGTGAGAATGAAATTAGCTTTAAAGCCCCATTTAAACGTGTTCCAATTTTACAAGCAATTCAAGATTTTACCGGTTACGATTTAAACGGAAAAAGTACAAATGAAATTTTTGAAGTTGCTAAATCCCTAAATATAGATGTTGATGAGAGCATGGGAAAAGGTAAGCTTATTGATGAAATTTTTGGAGAAAAATGTGAAGCTAATTACATTCAGCCAACCTTTATTACCGATTATCCTGTTGAAATGTCGCCATTATGTAAGCGTCATCGCGAAAATCCGGAATTAACCGAGCGTTTTGAATTAATGGTAAACGGAAAAGAACTCGCTAATGCCTATACCGAGCTTAATGATCCAATAGATCAGTTAGCGCGTTTTGAAGAGCAAGCTCGTTTAGCAGAAAAAGGTGATGATGAGGCTATGTGGATAGATATGGATTTTGTTCGTTCGTTAGAATATGGTATGCCTCCAACATCGGGTATGGGAATTGGTATCGATCGTTTGGTAATGTTTATGACAAATAATTCCAGTATACAAGAGGTTTTATTCTTTCCTCAAATGAAACCGGAGCCTAAAAAGGTGATGCCTAAGCCAGAAGATTTTATCGCTATTGGTATTCCTCAAGAATGGGCACAGCACGTTATGGATGCCGGTTACGAAAGCCCAAAAGCATTGCAAGAACAAAAAGCGACTAAGGTTCATCAAGTTTTGAATGGTTATCGTAAAAAGAATAAATTAAAAATTCCGGCATTAAAAATAGAAGAAGTTGAGGTTTGGTTTAAATAGAAGATGGTATATCTTTTATTAGTTATCGGTCTATTTGTATTAATTAGCAGTGCTAATATTCTGGTGCTTGGTGCGTCGTCTATTGCCAAGAAATTTAATGTTCCAAATTTAATTATCGGATTAACTGTAGTTTCTTTCGGAACTTCTTTTCCCGAATTAATTATCAATATCTTAGCAGGAATAGATGGGCAGAGCGATTTGGCCATTGGGAATATTGTGGGAAGTAATACCATTAATATTTTATTAGTTATAGGCATTTCCGCTTTAATTAAGCCCATTGCCGTTCAGAGTAATACCGTAAAATTTGAAATTCCTTTTAGTCTTTTAGGAATGCTGGTACTTTTTGTTTTAGCAAATGATATGTTGGTTGACGGAGCTGCTCAGTCTGTTTTAAGTCGTATAGATGGTTTAGTATTCTTGGCTTTCTTTATAATTTTTATGTACTACACTTTTATCGTTAGCAAACATGGTATCAGAGAAGAAGGGCACGAAGTCAAAGAACAAAGTATTGTAAAATCAATTTTGTTTTTATTAGCAGGCATTATTGGTTTATATTTTGGTGGTGTTTTAATTGTTGATAATGCTACCGATATTGCTGTAAATTTAGGATTAAGTCAGGCAACAATTGGAATTTTGATAGTCGCATTAGGAACTTCGCTTCCTGAGTTAGCTACCTCTGCTGTGGCGGCTTATAAAGGCAATGCAGATATGGCTATAGGTAATATTGTAGGTTCCAATATTTTTAATGTCTTTTTTGTCTTAGGAACGAGTGCAAGTATTCAGCCTATCGTCTTTAATACGTCTTTAAATATCGATATACTATTTGCTCTTTTCGCAAGTATATTGTTATTTATATTTATTTTCACAAGAAAAGGCCGGCAGATTGATCGGGTGGAAGCGAGCGTATTCCTCGTTTTGTATGTAGCTTATGTAGTCTGGTTGTTAGTGTAATCTAGCTCAATTTGTAATCCATCATAAGCCAATTCAATGTTCTCAGGTAAGCCTTTGTTTATTTCATCGTGTAAACCGATATAATGTCCAAGATGAGTTAAATAGGCTTTCTCGGGTTTTATTTTTTCAATCATTTCAAGAGCTTCTGATAAGCAGAAATGCGATGGGTGTTTTCTTTTACGAAGTGCATTTAAAACTAGGATTTTACTCCCTTTAATTTTTTCTATGGTTTCGTCGGGAATAAAATTAGCATCGGTGATATAGCTAAAATCGCCAATACGAAAACCAAAAACGGGCATTTCTCTGTGCATAACCGGAAGTGGATGAACACATAATCCAGCAACATTTATTTGCTCATTTACCAATTTATGAAGCTCTAGTTTTGGTGCTCCTTGATAATCTCCAGGATTAAAAATATAAGGGAATTCGGTTTTTACATTTTTCAATACCCGATCGCTCAAATAAAGCTGTATCGGTTTTTTCAACATATAATTAAAAGCACGCACATCATCTAAGCCAGCAATATGATCGCGATGTTCGTGTGTAAGTAAGATAGCTTCTAAATCCTTAATTCCTGCCGTGAGCATTTGCATTCTAAAATCAGGACCGCAATCTATCACCACATTTTTATCGCGATAGCTAATTAAGGCAGAAGTACGTAAACGTTTGTCTTTTGGGTTTTTAGAGGAGCAAACTTCGCAGTCGCAACTGATAATTGGAACGCCTATAGAAGTCCCTGTTCCTAAAAATGTGATACGAAGCTTATCATCCATCATATTCTTAGAATTTAATTTTATTGAAGTGAATCAGATCTTTTATCATGGCTGATTTAAGTAAAGTCGGATCCTTTTCAATTTTACTGGGTCTTATAAAACGAATTCGAACAGGCTCTAAATCAGTTTCTTGTTTGGGTAAATCGGGAATATACAAGTCGATAATATTGCCTAAAGTTTCCTTACAACTTGAAATAAGGCAAAGGCCTTTATGTGTTTTTTGCAAATGATCGACAAAAATTAAATAAGAACCACAGGGAGGTAAAAGCTTGTATTTTTCTTCTATCACAAGTTTTTTGGTTTTGTATCCCATCTGAAGAAATTGCGTTTGACCTTTAGCTTGTATTTGTGCTTTTATAAAAAAAGAATGTCCTAAATAGGCTTGTGCTTTTTTAATTTGTCCCTGTAGAATTGCTTCACGAATAAGTGTTGAGCTGATGTCAATATTCTGAATATCTTGCGAAGGAATAAGCTCCAATTCAAAATCGTGTTTTTGACCTAAGATCCTTAATTCGTCAATATCGCCTTCTCTGTTTTTACCAAAATGATGATTGGCTCCTGTTACTATTTTTTTAACCCGTAGTTTATCAACCAAATATGTTTTGATAAAATCCGTAGCAGAAGTAGAGGCAAATTCTTTAGTAAATTTAACGAAGATGATATTATCGAGTCCTGCTTCGCGAAGCAAATCAATTTTTTCTTGTCGGGAATTAATCATCAATAAGTCTTTACCTAAAGTATCAGGATAAAGAACTTGTCGTGGATGAGGATAGAAGGTAATGAGAACGGTTTCGCCATTAATTTTCTGAGCAGTATCGCTAAGGCGCTTTAAAATTAGTTTATGACCCAGATGAACGCCATCAAAAGAACCAGTAGTTACAACGGCATTTTTGATGTTTTTTACTTCATCGAATCCAAAATAGATGTTCACGAGCTTTTTTGGTTTTATTTCTTATTTTTTGCAAAATAAGCAACTTTTTCCAAAGAAGTAACCATATCATACTCTTCAAGGTAAATTTCATCGGGAACATTTACGGGACGTGGTGAAAAATTTAAAATTCCTTTTATCTCTGCTTTAACTAATAAGTCGGCAACAATTGCGGCTTGATTAACAGGAACGGATATAATAGCAATAGAGATATTTTTTTCTTTAATAATTTGTTTTAAATCGTCAATAGCATAAATGTTAATATCGGCATATGAAGTGCCTATTTTCTCGGGATTTGTATCAAAGGCAGCAACAACACAAAGTTTTTCTCTTCTGTCTTTAAAATATTTCATTAAAGCACGACCTAAATTACCAGCACCCACTATTGCTACATTCTGAGCCGTTGGTCGGTCTAATATTTCGCCTATTAAAGCGACTAACTCCCTTACATTATATCCTTTTCGTAACGTTCCGGTATAGCCTATAAGCATAATATCCCGCCTAACTTGTACTGGTGTAATATGATGAATATCAGCTATTTCGTGTGAAAATATATGCTCTTTTCCCTTAGCATCACAAATTAAAAGATTTCTTCTGTATTGACTTAAGCGTTCTACTGTTTTGTCTGGTAATGTACTCATTTTCCTTTTTCATTGTTATTTAACAAACAAAGGTAATTTATTTCATTAAATAATTAACAATTTTTTATAAAAAGGACTGATTTATATGTAATTTTTTTACATATATACTATAACGTTTAATTTTTAGGCTATTTCAGTACTTTAATTACCTTATCCAAAAAACAAATAAGCAATAAAAATAGCAGCTATAATTCCTGCAAAATCGGCAATTAAACCGGCTGTTACTGCATAGCGAGTATTTTTAACAGAAACAGAACCAAAGTAAACAGCGAGAATATAAAAAGTGGTATCTGTTGCGCCTTGGAAAGTGGCGGCTAATCTCCCCGCAAAAGAATCAACACCGTAAGTTGTCATCGTTTCTATCATCATTCCTCTAGCACCACCTCCGCTTAATGGTTTCATAAAAGCAGTTGGCAAGGCAGCAACAAAATCGGTATTAACACCTAAAAAAGCAAAAAATGTTCCAATCCCATTCACCATATAATCTAAAGCTCCCGAAGTACGAAAAACGCCAACCGCAACTAAAATAGCTACCAAGAAAGGAATAATTTTTATGGCAATTGTAAAGCCTTCTTTTGCGCCTTCGATAAAAGTATCGTAAACATTTACTTTTTTTCTAATC
The genomic region above belongs to Bacteroidales bacterium and contains:
- a CDS encoding YdcF family protein, with the translated sequence MLKQIFTLLKKIILGIFIFGGVLLFIAITFSYTVWPYRLEARLAAAKRFTPPDTEYVILLGGGGIPSESSLIRTYHAAYAAKMFPEAKVIIALPSDISDSTSSIHLMAKELEMRGVNKARFLFEDKGTNTRSQAINIEEKFFKDNLKAKLLIVSSPYHMLRAVSVFEKVGFETVGGFPAYEKANNKDASFSPEKIGGNKYIPNIDKQPGIRYSLWAGLQKELLVLREYAALSYYKLKGWI
- the recO gene encoding DNA repair protein RecO; translated protein: MLAKTKGIVLKTTNYSETSIIAKIYTEQFGLKSYLIHGVRKRKAKTKANNLQLLSLLDMEVYNRENKDLQYIKELKKAYIFQSLPYNISKSSIAVFLNELIYNSIHEEEANAALFHYLFNAIQLLDLLDSNFSGFHLHFAIQLSKYLGFGPADTGFKTSSLFDLADGKFHYNQRLGLYKLTENESLFFYHASALSFDEFKQIPFTKPMRKTMLYHILNYYQLHLPNFKHPQSPEILETVLS
- the rpmF gene encoding 50S ribosomal protein L32, yielding MAHPKRKISKTRRDKRRTHYKATAPQLAICPTTGEAHIYHRAYYVEGDLYYKGKIIVPKPE
- a CDS encoding DUF177 domain-containing protein, whose translation is MDNIRDYVISFRGLKIGDHEFDFQISDSFFESFEYSRTEKGELSLKVILNKAENMLKLNLNFKGNVTVSCDSCGEDFDYPLNFTENLIVKFSDKELEDNDEVIFLPNSAYEIKLTQLIYEYINLALPMRLTHPEDENGNPSCQINVLDKFKYSLEQENEMDPRWDALKKLK
- a CDS encoding peptidylprolyl isomerase translates to MAAIGEIRKHYGLLVAIIAIALGAFILGDFAKGNSRTPNNIGVVEGDEISYKDFSIKVEKAVEAQKKNSGKNQITSQESFNIKLSVWNQMVRQIIMQGEFDELGLKVTSPDLFDQVQGANPHRYILQYFSDPATGKYNSQMVLNYLQNLDKMPRENQLQWFEFEKAIKDDYQMIKYNNLVSKAYYLPNAFAKKLNEMTNTQANIDFVAYPYTSISNDEVTVTDADFKAYYDENKEDFKQEETRNVQYVVFNVKPSADDRKQQKTLFDEYYDEFKNIDIAEAPLFANSVSDKKYVDKWYTQGELPVQIDLTMFDGEIGTTVEPYMFNNAYHTARLLDSQMRPNEMKASHILIAYAGAMRAAPEVTRLKVDAKALADSLYKVVRKNRNKIEELAIEFSDDGGVVENKGHYDWFPDGQMVPEFNEAIVNGKKNDVVLVETSFGFHIIRIDGKRDITKKVKVAMIERSIDPSNTTFQEVYVKANEFASKGTSLDAFEAAVEEMGLTARIGDNLSSMQSAIPGLNESRQVIMWAFNDNTQLEEIKLFDNGNNYIVAVLSKINEEGYKSLDEVKPIITAAVTNRKKAAMMVEKLNASSNSKDLNKLASEFELKVENLANLTFDSRGFGSYGPEPEVLGAVFALNEGDVSSPIMGKKAVYVVNLKSKITAQTTDDYAAFISQMQNRFEAQVNYSLYRDLEKNTEIENNCYKFF
- the lysS gene encoding lysine--tRNA ligase; amino-acid sequence: MALSEQELVRRNSLNELRKLGIDPYPAQGYEVNVTAKEIKEKFPQDNSLFQEVSIAGRIMSRRIMGAASFAEMKDPTARIQLYFKRDDICPDEDKTMYNIVFKRLLDIGDFIGVKGYVFITKMGEISIHVSSFRLLSKALRPLPVVKEKDDKTFDAFTDPELRYRRRYVDLIVNDPVKEIFIKRSKIINSMRSFLNNHGYLEVETPILQAIPGGASARPFITHHNSLDIPMYLRIANELYLKRLIVGGFEGVYEFAKDFRNEGMDRTHNPEFTQMEIYVAYKDYNWMMGFTESMLEKIAMDVHGKTDVVFGENEISFKAPFKRVPILQAIQDFTGYDLNGKSTNEIFEVAKSLNIDVDESMGKGKLIDEIFGEKCEANYIQPTFITDYPVEMSPLCKRHRENPELTERFELMVNGKELANAYTELNDPIDQLARFEEQARLAEKGDDEAMWIDMDFVRSLEYGMPPTSGMGIGIDRLVMFMTNNSSIQEVLFFPQMKPEPKKVMPKPEDFIAIGIPQEWAQHVMDAGYESPKALQEQKATKVHQVLNGYRKKNKLKIPALKIEEVEVWFK
- a CDS encoding calcium/sodium antiporter, whose amino-acid sequence is MVYLLLVIGLFVLISSANILVLGASSIAKKFNVPNLIIGLTVVSFGTSFPELIINILAGIDGQSDLAIGNIVGSNTINILLVIGISALIKPIAVQSNTVKFEIPFSLLGMLVLFVLANDMLVDGAAQSVLSRIDGLVFLAFFIIFMYYTFIVSKHGIREEGHEVKEQSIVKSILFLLAGIIGLYFGGVLIVDNATDIAVNLGLSQATIGILIVALGTSLPELATSAVAAYKGNADMAIGNIVGSNIFNVFFVLGTSASIQPIVFNTSLNIDILFALFASILLFIFIFTRKGRQIDRVEASVFLVLYVAYVVWLLV
- a CDS encoding MBL fold metallo-hydrolase produces the protein MDDKLRITFLGTGTSIGVPIISCDCEVCSSKNPKDKRLRTSALISYRDKNVVIDCGPDFRMQMLTAGIKDLEAILLTHEHRDHIAGLDDVRAFNYMLKKPIQLYLSDRVLKNVKTEFPYIFNPGDYQGAPKLELHKLVNEQINVAGLCVHPLPVMHREMPVFGFRIGDFSYITDANFIPDETIEKIKGSKILVLNALRKRKHPSHFCLSEALEMIEKIKPEKAYLTHLGHYIGLHDEINKGLPENIELAYDGLQIELDYTNNQTT
- a CDS encoding redox-sensing transcriptional repressor Rex, whose protein sequence is MSTLPDKTVERLSQYRRNLLICDAKGKEHIFSHEIADIHHITPVQVRRDIMLIGYTGTLRKGYNVRELVALIGEILDRPTAQNVAIVGAGNLGRALMKYFKDRREKLCVVAAFDTNPEKIGTSYADINIYAIDDLKQIIKEKNISIAIISVPVNQAAIVADLLVKAEIKGILNFSPRPVNVPDEIYLEEYDMVTSLEKVAYFAKNKK